TATTTCAAGTGCTTAAAATATTTCTTATCTTAAAGTTtattcaaaaacattttaaagtcTAATACGAAGAACACTTGTAGTCAGGTTTTCTGCAAAAAGTTACGTCCTCACTGCTACCTAACCCTATAATTCATTTGGTGTCGAGCAGCTACCTATTAGTAAGCAAGTTGAGGGTTTTTGTTGAAAAGACCGTGTTAGTCACCATGAGTTTGCACTGCACCGTATACTCCATTGGAAGCTGCAAGCTTCTTCTGCAACATAATAAACAAAGGAACAAGCAAAGTAAGGCACTGACACCACACTGAAGCATGCAGGCTTACTGCAACAGACTACAGAGAGCAGACCTCAAAGATAGAAGAAGATCATTgcagtcagaaaaaaaaactacagaagCTAGGAAAGCTCACAATGAACAGGACAAAGTGGAGAGAGCTGAAGACAGACTTATTGCAATGCAGCAGAAGAACACAGTGGAATACCCTAATAACTACTAAGCTGACTGTGATAGTGACAGTACAAAATAAGCACCTTTCAAGGAGTTTGTTACTTGATATGCTGGTACATTGAGGCATGAGGGAAGTGGCAAATACATGATGCAGATCAGAAATGCTTGAATGCCCTCCAAACCAGATGCTTGAGAATGATGTTGGATATCACACACAGAGGCCGTGGAGAATGGAGAATCTAGAGAGGATAAGAGAAAGAAGACAGTAGATGGGACACTTGAAGAGAACAAGAGAATGTAGAACAGCTGGAAAGATACTTGATTAGAAAGCACATGAGGAGAAGAGAAGGAAAGGAAGACAAAGGCTGTCATGGTAATCCAATGATGAAGATCTTCAAGCAATGAGGAGCTCATGACACTGGAGGGGGCTTGGGATACACAAACATAATTTATATACACTGGAGGCAAAGCATGGCCCGATAGGACACAGGAGGAGGCAAGGGAAGGAGTAACATAATGTCTACAAGACTGAGAGTGAAGCATGCAAGCACCTGTTGCCAGATGCAGCAAGCAGCCATTTGGCAATTCTCATTGCAACTTCCCATTGGTCCATGCTGATTCAAGCAGCAGTTGCATCATTTTCCAAATCAGGTTGAGGCACCATTGTGAACAATAAGTAATCTACTCATGCAGCATCTCATTTGCAGGTTTTTCTACAATAACTGAATCTAGAATTAATTGACTTTTGATCGTCCACATCATGCATTCTGTCCATTCTGGTTGGTCGAGGTCAGAGATCAAAGTTCATCACAGGAAGGACAGTGCTATTTTTCATAAGGTTACACTATTTTTGCAGGTTTTATGCTattttgacttttgacctgCCCTGTCAAGTATTCTGTgcattctgattggttgaagtcAGAGATAAGGGgtcatgtcaaaggtcatctcAAGAGAGGAGTGGAATCCACCGTTTCAGAGCTGGAGCTTCTGTGCTCGCGTTGCCGGGTGTGGTTGGCCTGTTGCCGTGCGAGGGAGAGACTCTCCTGTTTGCGCAGGTGTTCCGAGCTGTGCCACATGCCGTAACCGAAGTAAATCACGAACCCTGAGGTCACAAACAGTCGGTAAACTTCAACAAACTTTTGTTACAACAAACTTCAGCAACCATCTGTTACAACTCACTTCTTTCATCATACATCTGGTTAAAACAACAATTGAGGAACCCTGAGGTTAATTACCAGTCAGTAAACAAGCTTTTGTTACaacaaacttctttcaaaaCAGACTTCTTTCACGCGAACTCTTTCCACAACTACCTTCTTCGACAACTACCTTCTTCGACAACTAACTTCTTCCACAACAAACTTCTTCCACAACAAACTTCTTTGAATTCACAACAAACTTCTTTTACATAGACCTTTGTTACAGCAAAGTTCTTTCACAATAAACTTCTGTTACAACAAACTTCTTTCACAACAAACTTTAGCTTCTGTTACATAACCACAGATTTAGATTACTATGCGAAATTTGGTTCCAACAATCTTTGGTTACAACAAACTTCAGTTACAACCAAAAATTCTCACAACAGACTGATGCAAGGAACAGCTGGTTTGGCATGACTTACCCACAGCCATCCAGACAGCGAAGCGGATCCACGTGGGCGCTGACAGTTTCATCATCAGGTAGATGTTCACAAACATGCTGAGGATGGGCAGCAGGGGGAGGGCTGGGACCTGCGgaaattatgtaaattacaCCAGAGCCAGTTAA
The window above is part of the Branchiostoma floridae strain S238N-H82 chromosome 14, Bfl_VNyyK, whole genome shotgun sequence genome. Proteins encoded here:
- the LOC118429915 gene encoding cationic amino acid transporter 3-like, whose translation is MTAMLVYAEQPLFTQVTWWSVLLVCFCAAVILGIINIIWVQPQSTMGLKFKVPALPLLPILSMFVNIYLMMKLSAPTWIRFAVWMAVGFVIYFGYGMWHSSEHLRKQESLSLARQQANHTRQREHRSSSSETKKLAASNGVYGAVQTHGD